Proteins encoded by one window of Deltaproteobacteria bacterium:
- a CDS encoding metallophosphoesterase has translation MISRRDFLRGGALLGGALLFESAVLAPRGVRVQEAAIRINGLPPSFNGFTICHLTDIHHSPVVGLGYIEKVVEEANSLSPDLFVLTGDYIDDGRKYMPPAVKALSGLKARFGTLAVLGNHDHFIGTGYTEEVMDSYRIPLLQNRHTFIESGRDAFCIGGVRDFLEDAPDAKEAFRGAPKDVPRILLSHHPDYAEYLPDDERVDLVLSGHTHGGQVRLPFSFAPVVPSGFGQKYSGGLVRNGATQVYVSRGVGVVMIPVRFNCPPEITLIRLVT, from the coding sequence ATGATCTCCCGCCGCGACTTCCTTAGGGGCGGGGCCCTCCTCGGCGGCGCGCTCCTCTTCGAGAGCGCGGTCCTGGCTCCAAGGGGCGTAAGGGTCCAGGAGGCCGCGATAAGGATAAACGGCCTGCCGCCCTCCTTCAACGGATTTACCATCTGCCACCTTACCGACATCCACCACAGCCCTGTCGTCGGCCTAGGCTATATAGAAAAGGTCGTTGAAGAGGCGAATAGCCTGAGCCCCGACCTCTTTGTCCTTACCGGCGATTATATCGACGACGGCAGGAAGTACATGCCACCTGCCGTAAAGGCCCTCTCAGGGCTCAAGGCCCGCTTCGGGACGCTGGCCGTGCTCGGGAACCACGACCACTTCATCGGAACGGGCTATACCGAAGAGGTCATGGACTCCTACCGGATCCCCCTCCTTCAGAATAGGCACACTTTCATTGAGTCCGGCAGGGACGCGTTCTGCATAGGAGGCGTAAGAGACTTTCTCGAAGACGCGCCTGATGCGAAAGAGGCCTTTCGGGGCGCCCCGAAGGATGTGCCCAGGATCTTATTGTCTCATCACCCCGATTACGCAGAGTACCTCCCTGATGACGAGAGGGTGGACCTTGTCCTATCCGGGCACACCCACGGCGGCCAAGTGAGGCTCCCCTTCTCGTTCGCCCCGGTAGTGCCCTCCGGCTTCGGCCAGAAATATTCGGGCGGTCTCGTCCGGAACGGCGCTACCCAGGTATACGTATCAAGGGGCGTGGGTGTCGTCATGATACCCGTCCGGTTCAACTGCCCGCCCGAGATAACCCTCATCCGGCTCGTGACATAA
- the miaA gene encoding tRNA (adenosine(37)-N6)-dimethylallyltransferase MiaA, whose amino-acid sequence MSRMEKLLVIAGPTASGKSALAAGLARLFDGEVISADSMQVYRHMDIGTAKPSEDEMAGVAHHLISVVDPSEEYTAAKFREDALQKIQEILGRGKRVVIAGGTGLYIKALTQGLFEGPEADWDLRRGLLEEAEKKGREALHEKLREADPVSASRIHPNNLHRVIRALEVYSLSKRPISDLQEEHSFAPAPFETLKIGLSMERAELYAAIDRRVERMVEAGLLDETRRLLSMGHHSGLKPMRGLGYKEMTAFIEGEYAFDEAVRLIKRNTRHYAKRQMTWFRKDPEIRWFNPGDKNCIIGLVRGFLD is encoded by the coding sequence ATTTCGCGGATGGAGAAGCTTCTTGTCATAGCCGGGCCCACCGCCTCCGGCAAATCGGCCCTGGCAGCCGGGCTTGCGCGCCTATTCGACGGCGAGGTCATAAGCGCCGATTCCATGCAGGTCTACAGGCACATGGATATCGGCACGGCCAAGCCATCGGAAGACGAGATGGCCGGGGTGGCGCACCATCTGATAAGCGTGGTCGACCCTTCGGAAGAGTACACGGCCGCAAAATTCAGGGAGGACGCCCTTCAGAAGATACAGGAGATACTCGGACGGGGAAAGAGGGTCGTCATCGCAGGCGGAACGGGCCTCTATATAAAGGCCCTTACCCAGGGGCTTTTCGAAGGTCCTGAAGCGGACTGGGACCTCCGGAGGGGCCTCCTCGAAGAGGCAGAAAAAAAGGGCAGGGAAGCCCTCCATGAAAAGCTCCGGGAGGCGGACCCGGTTAGCGCCTCCCGAATACACCCCAATAACCTCCACAGGGTCATAAGGGCCCTGGAGGTATACAGCCTCTCCAAAAGGCCCATCTCGGATCTCCAGGAGGAGCACTCATTTGCCCCGGCTCCCTTCGAGACCCTTAAGATAGGGCTCTCGATGGAAAGGGCGGAGCTATACGCGGCCATAGACAGGCGCGTTGAGAGGATGGTCGAGGCAGGGCTCCTGGATGAGACGAGAAGGCTCCTTTCGATGGGGCACCATTCCGGCTTGAAGCCGATGCGCGGTTTGGGTTATAAGGAAATGACCGCTTTCATAGAGGGCGAGTACGCCTTTGACGAGGCCGTCCGGCTTATAAAGAGGAACACGAGGCACTACGCGAAAAGGCAGATGACCTGGTTCAGGAAAGACCCTGAAATAAGATGGTTCAATCCGGGGGACAAAAACTGTATAATAGGGCTTGTAAGGGGGTTCCTCGATTGA